A genomic window from Canis aureus isolate CA01 chromosome 2, VMU_Caureus_v.1.0, whole genome shotgun sequence includes:
- the FAM174A gene encoding membrane protein FAM174A isoform X1, with translation MRTRRSAPDVIEGACRSSLATESVRSTAGGGDVRTSGSPGSCRGRRRCPCHLPPPGRGPGVGRRFCVRRGAHGPSWSQGGGPGGSRALRGRSGDDEGLALRPRRQPALGRRPAAAAAAAAAAAGPGGRLGLAAAGGRAGPRGPGDLAAPASRPHRRRVAGLAGPGARRRRGAAGRGGRQRQQPPGGAGRGRLRREGPGGRLGGREPGREPQPRRQAHDPAGPDRADGGERRGAGVLRRQDRQKVKD, from the coding sequence ATGCGCACTCGGCGGAGCGCGCCTGACGTCATCGAAGGCGCCTGCCGCTCCTCGTTAGCAACCGAAAGCGTCCGTAGTACCGCGGGCGGCGGAGATGTACGGACTTCCGGTTCTCCGGGCAGctgccgcggccgccgccgctgcccctgccacctgcccccgcCGGGCCGCGGTCCAGGGGTGGGTCGCCGCTTCTGCGTTCGCCGCGGCGCCCATGGTCCCTCGTGGAGCCAGGGCGGCGGGCCCGGCGGCTCCCGCGCGCTGAGAGGGCGCTCCGGGGACGATGAAGGGCTCGCGCTGCGGCCGCGGCGTCAGCCCGCTCTTGGCCGCcgccctgctgctgctgctgctgctgccgccgccgccgccgggcccgGGGGGCGCTTGGGCCTCGCTGCTGCGGGCGGCCGCgccgggccccgcggccccggggacCTCGCCGCCCCTGCGTCCCGGCCCCACCGCCGCCGGGTCGCCGGGCTCGCCGGGCCGGGCGCCCGCAGacgccgcggggccgcggggcgcggagggcggcAACGGCAGCAGCCCCCGGGCGGGGCTGGCCGCGGACGACTCCGGCGGGAAGGCCCGGGAGGAAGACTCGGCGGGCGGGAGCCTGGCCGTGAGCCCCAACCCCGGCGACAAGCCCATGACCCAGCGGGCCCTGACCGTGCTGATGGTGGTGAGCGGCGCGGTGCTGGTGTACTTCGTCGTCAGGACCGTCAG